A region from the Chloroflexota bacterium genome encodes:
- a CDS encoding sulfite oxidase-like oxidoreductase, with amino-acid sequence MPEDANLRTPAGQYLTDKFPVLTFGGTPRIDMAKWRFRVFGLVEEKLEWTWDDFTAMPPTTLTADFHCVTTWSRLDNTWEGISIHEVMKRIKPLPNAGYVMFHCYGGYTANVALDVLTDDDVLFAYRHDDAPLPPDHGGPLRLVVPKRYAWKSPKWVNGMEFMERDKPGFWEQRGYHMEGDPWKEQRFSW; translated from the coding sequence ATGCCGGAAGACGCCAATCTTCGCACCCCCGCTGGCCAGTACTTGACCGATAAGTTCCCCGTGCTGACCTTCGGCGGCACGCCCAGGATTGACATGGCCAAGTGGCGCTTCCGTGTCTTCGGTCTGGTCGAAGAGAAGCTTGAATGGACGTGGGACGACTTCACCGCCATGCCGCCCACGACCCTAACCGCAGACTTCCACTGCGTCACAACTTGGAGCCGTCTCGACAACACATGGGAGGGCATCTCCATCCATGAGGTCATGAAGCGCATCAAGCCGCTGCCCAACGCCGGCTATGTCATGTTCCACTGCTACGGCGGATACACGGCCAACGTCGCTCTCGACGTACTCACGGACGATGACGTTCTCTTCGCCTACAGGCACGACGATGCGCCGCTCCCCCCCGATCACGGCGGTCCGCTGCGCCTCGTAGTGCCCAAACGCTACGCGTGGAAGAGTCCCAAATGGGTCAACGGCATGGAGTTCATGGAGCGCGACAAGCCCGGCTTCTGGGAACAGCGCGGCTACCACATGGAGGGTGATCCGTGGAAGGAGCAGCGCTTCAGCTGGTAG
- a CDS encoding MerR family transcriptional regulator produces MERRTRRIQLSTEIVFPPATSGRDVEARQASQLPVPAGAPAQEQPVETLGVYVISVTARILRMHPQTLRKYERLGLVHPSRSEGMVRYYSDHDLNRLRMIKYLVEERGMNLAGVEMALEMVARLQEMQRALEGQRETGAAVALESHVQSVLEMLHYVERDQGASGQVQT; encoded by the coding sequence ATGGAGCGCCGTACGCGCCGTATTCAGCTCAGCACGGAAATAGTCTTCCCGCCGGCAACATCGGGCCGCGATGTGGAGGCTCGGCAGGCATCACAACTGCCCGTGCCGGCTGGTGCGCCAGCGCAAGAGCAACCGGTGGAGACCCTCGGCGTTTACGTTATCAGCGTTACAGCGCGCATCCTGCGCATGCATCCACAGACCCTTCGCAAGTACGAGAGGCTGGGCCTCGTCCATCCGTCTCGCAGCGAGGGTATGGTGCGCTATTACTCGGACCATGATCTCAACCGATTGCGGATGATCAAGTATCTGGTGGAGGAGCGCGGCATGAATCTTGCCGGTGTGGAGATGGCGCTGGAGATGGTAGCGCGCTTGCAGGAAATGCAGCGTGCGCTTGAGGGCCAGCGAGAGACCGGGGCAGCTGTCGCGCTCGAGAGCCATGTGCAGTCCGTCTTGGAGATGCTCCACTACGTGGAGCGCGACCAGGGCGCCAGCGGCCAAGTACAAACCTAG
- a CDS encoding nucleotide exchange factor GrpE: MPDRSYGAHDGEDPPVEGVLPPAPEATEEERLQALLDEADREKAQFRALAQRAQADLMNYRKRAEEERQEIVGNAGAQLILRVLPVLDDVERALAHAANDAPQSETGWLEGFRLIERKLQGILAAEGLQRIEAEDAVFNPFEHEVVGQFDVVGRREGEVLEVTRQGYRMNGKVLRPAQVIVQAGQGNSEDTKNPNDPNQHKEA, from the coding sequence ATGCCAGACCGCAGTTACGGCGCCCACGACGGCGAGGATCCACCTGTCGAAGGTGTTCTCCCGCCCGCGCCGGAGGCAACCGAGGAGGAGCGGCTTCAAGCGCTCCTGGATGAGGCAGACCGAGAGAAGGCGCAGTTCAGGGCCCTTGCCCAGCGGGCGCAGGCGGACCTCATGAACTATCGCAAACGCGCCGAGGAGGAGCGACAGGAGATTGTGGGCAACGCGGGAGCCCAGCTCATCCTCCGTGTCCTGCCCGTCCTTGATGACGTGGAACGTGCTCTCGCCCACGCAGCCAATGATGCACCGCAGTCCGAAACCGGCTGGCTCGAGGGGTTCCGGCTGATCGAGCGAAAGCTCCAGGGCATTCTCGCCGCCGAGGGGCTCCAGCGTATAGAGGCCGAGGACGCCGTCTTCAATCCCTTCGAGCACGAAGTCGTCGGTCAGTTCGACGTCGTCGGCCGCCGGGAAGGCGAGGTCCTGGAAGTGACGCGTCAGGGCTACAGAATGAACGGCAAGGTGCTCCGCCCTGCGCAGGTGATCGTGCAGGCCGGCCAGGGCAACAGTGAAGACACCAAGAATCCAAATGATCCAAACCAGCACAAGGAGGCGTAA
- the dnaK gene encoding molecular chaperone DnaK, whose product MPKVLGIDLGTTNSVAAYVEAGQPIILENAEGSRLTPSVVAVNPKTGERYVGLAAKRQSVVNPEHTVYSAKRLIGRTMNDPVVQDDVKLLPYQIQRGGNGDAHVVMGDKAYSPTEIASQVLQKIKLDAETKLGEKITEAVITVPAYFNNSQRQATTDAGKIAGLEVLRIINEPTAAALSYGMDKHAEATVAVFDLGGGTFDISILRIGEGVNEVLSTNGNTHLGGDDFDQKSVDWLVRDFKQETGIDLGADRMALQRLKEAAEKAKVELSSVTQTEINLPFISADSAGPKHLVRTMTRAQLEQLTEELLNKVDAPCRQAMTDASVSSANIDEVIVVGGMTRMPAVIERVKTLFGKEPNRSVNPDEAVAVGAALQAAVLKGEVQDILLLDVTPLTMGIETEGGVRHALIQRNTTIPTSKSEVFTTASDNQGSVEVHVLQGERPMAADNRSIGRFMLDGILPAPRGIPKIEVTFDLDVNGILSVSAKDQATNREQKIVIKESSGLSDDEIQRMMSEAEQNAEDDVRKREEADLRNTASQLAYSAHKMLNEQGEQVPEDLKAEVRAQADALQQAAQTEEPAKLRAMVDELSATLQRVGSAVYQQAGAPADGADAPDATPDDTVEGEFREV is encoded by the coding sequence ATGCCAAAGGTACTCGGCATAGACTTGGGCACCACCAACTCGGTGGCCGCTTATGTGGAGGCGGGGCAGCCCATCATCCTGGAGAACGCCGAGGGCTCGCGCCTGACGCCCTCCGTCGTCGCCGTCAACCCCAAGACTGGAGAGCGCTATGTTGGTCTCGCAGCCAAACGGCAGAGTGTGGTCAACCCGGAGCACACCGTCTACTCGGCGAAGCGTCTCATCGGCCGCACCATGAACGATCCTGTGGTGCAGGACGACGTCAAGCTCCTGCCCTACCAGATCCAGCGAGGCGGCAATGGTGACGCCCACGTTGTCATGGGCGACAAGGCTTACTCTCCCACGGAGATTGCGTCCCAAGTGCTGCAGAAGATCAAGCTGGACGCCGAGACCAAGCTCGGCGAGAAGATTACGGAGGCGGTCATCACCGTCCCGGCATACTTCAACAACTCCCAACGTCAGGCCACGACCGACGCCGGCAAGATCGCCGGTCTGGAGGTCCTGCGCATCATCAACGAGCCGACGGCCGCCGCGCTGTCCTACGGCATGGACAAGCACGCTGAGGCCACCGTCGCGGTCTTCGACCTCGGCGGTGGCACCTTCGACATCTCCATCCTCCGCATTGGCGAGGGCGTCAACGAGGTGCTCTCCACCAACGGCAACACGCACCTCGGCGGCGACGACTTTGACCAGAAGAGCGTCGACTGGCTAGTCCGTGACTTCAAGCAGGAGACCGGCATTGACCTCGGCGCCGACCGCATGGCCCTCCAGCGTCTCAAGGAAGCCGCCGAGAAGGCAAAGGTCGAGCTTTCCTCCGTTACGCAGACGGAGATCAACCTGCCCTTCATCTCCGCCGACTCTGCCGGCCCCAAGCACTTGGTGCGCACCATGACTCGCGCGCAGCTCGAGCAGTTGACGGAAGAGCTCCTCAACAAGGTGGACGCTCCCTGCCGCCAGGCCATGACCGACGCCAGCGTGAGTTCCGCCAACATCGACGAAGTCATCGTCGTCGGCGGCATGACCCGCATGCCCGCCGTCATCGAGAGGGTGAAGACCCTGTTCGGCAAGGAGCCCAACCGCTCCGTCAACCCGGACGAGGCTGTCGCCGTCGGCGCCGCGCTTCAGGCCGCCGTGCTCAAGGGCGAGGTGCAGGACATCCTGCTGCTCGACGTCACCCCGCTGACCATGGGCATCGAGACTGAGGGCGGCGTGCGGCACGCGCTCATCCAGCGCAACACCACCATCCCCACCTCCAAGTCCGAGGTGTTTACCACAGCGTCTGACAACCAGGGCAGTGTGGAGGTCCACGTGCTGCAGGGCGAACGGCCCATGGCCGCCGACAACCGCTCCATCGGCCGTTTCATGCTCGACGGGATCCTGCCCGCCCCACGCGGCATCCCAAAGATCGAGGTCACCTTTGACCTCGACGTCAACGGCATCCTGAGCGTGTCCGCCAAGGACCAGGCCACCAACCGCGAGCAGAAGATCGTCATCAAGGAGAGCTCCGGTCTCTCCGATGACGAGATCCAGCGCATGATGAGCGAGGCCGAGCAGAACGCCGAGGACGATGTCCGCAAGCGCGAGGAAGCCGACCTGCGCAACACCGCCAGCCAGCTCGCCTACAGCGCCCACAAGATGCTCAACGAGCAGGGCGAGCAGGTCCCGGAAGACCTCAAAGCCGAGGTCCGCGCCCAGGCCGACGCCCTGCAGCAAGCCGCCCAGACCGAGGAGCCCGCCAAGCTCCGCGCCATGGTCGACGAGCTCAGCGCGACGCTCCAACGCGTCGGCTCCGCGGTGTACCAGCAGGCTGGCGCTCCCGCCGACGGCGCAGACGCCCCGGACGCCACCCCCGACGACACCGTGGAAGGCGAGTTCCGCGAGGTCTAG
- a CDS encoding transposase, whose translation MKQQKAQIIQLQPTEEQRVYFARASGIARLAFNWALDWWNEQYKLHKEEGAPRPNRVNTWKAWCAHKQACKDERPWLYEVSSDVPKWVIYESLPRAFANWWNPKTRQGPPNFKSKRTARRVFVGQDSCKPANFRHRGIRLAKLGWVRCRSQLRWPASQVRRVTVFEQAGKWYASILFEDPDYTPPVHENQAGAVGVDLGSRKLAVAYDGESFQQWENPKALDGALRRLRRWQRRAARRGVRDSKRRVLEVTRRLRKANSRIARLHKRVADIRRWHGHNVSNALTRDYAVVGTEDLNVKGMMRSAKGTVENPGKNVKAKSGLNRSVADAGMGELLRQIDYKAHWRGGERRQVGRFFPSSRTCSDCGYKHDGLQAREHWACPFCGVVHDRDENAAVNIYRETVGGSTPEPADFGPRTPVESMASAQGQLRLLE comes from the coding sequence ATGAAGCAGCAGAAGGCCCAGATCATCCAATTGCAGCCGACCGAGGAGCAGCGCGTCTACTTTGCCCGCGCCTCCGGTATTGCCCGCCTTGCCTTCAACTGGGCACTGGACTGGTGGAACGAGCAATACAAACTCCACAAGGAGGAGGGAGCGCCCAGGCCAAACCGAGTCAACACCTGGAAAGCCTGGTGCGCCCACAAGCAGGCTTGTAAAGATGAGCGTCCCTGGCTGTACGAGGTCTCGTCGGATGTGCCCAAGTGGGTGATCTATGAGTCGCTGCCCAGAGCGTTCGCCAACTGGTGGAATCCCAAGACCCGGCAAGGACCGCCCAATTTCAAGAGCAAGCGCACCGCCCGCCGGGTTTTTGTGGGACAGGACTCCTGCAAGCCCGCCAACTTCCGCCATCGCGGCATCCGGCTGGCGAAGTTGGGGTGGGTGCGCTGCCGCTCCCAACTGCGCTGGCCGGCGAGCCAGGTCAGGCGCGTCACCGTCTTTGAGCAAGCCGGCAAGTGGTATGCCTCCATCCTGTTTGAGGACCCGGACTACACCCCGCCCGTCCACGAGAACCAAGCGGGCGCGGTGGGCGTGGACCTGGGTTCCCGCAAGCTGGCCGTGGCGTACGACGGGGAATCCTTCCAGCAGTGGGAGAACCCCAAGGCCCTGGATGGCGCGCTGCGCCGGTTGCGCCGCTGGCAGCGGAGGGCCGCCCGCCGCGGGGTGCGCGACAGCAAGCGGCGGGTGCTGGAGGTCACCCGCCGCCTTCGGAAGGCCAACAGCCGCATCGCCCGGCTCCACAAGCGGGTGGCGGACATCCGCCGTTGGCACGGGCACAACGTCTCCAACGCCTTGACGCGGGACTACGCCGTCGTCGGGACGGAGGACCTCAATGTCAAGGGCATGATGCGTTCGGCTAAGGGAACGGTGGAGAATCCAGGCAAAAACGTCAAGGCAAAGTCGGGTTTGAATAGAAGTGTGGCCGACGCCGGCATGGGGGAGTTGCTGCGCCAGATTGACTACAAGGCGCACTGGCGCGGCGGGGAGCGCCGCCAGGTGGGGCGCTTCTTCCCCTCCTCCAGGACGTGCAGCGACTGCGGGTACAAGCACGACGGGCTGCAGGCCCGCGAGCATTGGGCTTGCCCCTTCTGCGGCGTCGTCCACGACCGGGACGAGAACGCCGCCGTTAACATCTACAGAGAAACGGTAGGGGGAAGCACTCCCGAACCGGCGGACTTCGGGCCGCGAACGCCCGTGGAGTCCATGGCCTCTGCTCAAGGTCAGCTACGGCTGCTCGAGTAA
- a CDS encoding nucleotide-binding protein → MGRKVFLIHGRNHGTRDTVARFLEKLQIKVVIMMEQPNQGRTLIEKLEGNADTDFAIALLTPDDEGGLKGGVQKARSRQNVILELGYFMGRLGRNRVCALVQGDVEIPTDYYGVVYIDFDDSNAWQQQLIGELKAARFSIDANRAFT, encoded by the coding sequence ATGGGACGGAAAGTCTTCCTCATTCACGGCCGCAATCACGGTACCAGAGACACCGTGGCGCGGTTCTTGGAGAAGCTGCAAATAAAGGTAGTCATTATGATGGAGCAGCCCAACCAGGGTCGGACTTTGATTGAAAAGCTTGAAGGCAATGCCGACACCGACTTCGCCATAGCGCTCTTGACGCCCGACGACGAAGGGGGGCTGAAAGGCGGGGTGCAGAAGGCTCGCAGCAGGCAAAACGTAATACTTGAGTTGGGCTACTTCATGGGGCGATTAGGGAGAAACAGAGTGTGTGCCTTGGTCCAAGGTGACGTTGAGATACCAACAGATTACTACGGTGTCGTATACATAGACTTTGACGACTCAAACGCTTGGCAACAACAGCTCATAGGAGAACTCAAGGCTGCACGGTTCAGCATCGACGCCAACCGTGCCTTCACATAG
- a CDS encoding acetoin utilization protein AcuC — MSLPPPDDARTAAFVYHDRLTRHVLSETHVFRPYRLRHTYELLEALGAFTLANASLMEPRQARVEEVHTYHSPAYVEAVAALSRGERLEEAALFNFAAGGMGDNPVYQGMYDAALWTTGASLTAAEELLSGRCSAAVNFSGGLHHAMPGHASGFCIFDDPVIAIRHMVAAGARVAYVDIDCHHGDGVQVGFFDTDQVLTISFHESGEFLFPGTGFTNEIGTGAGRGYAVNVPLFPYTNDETYLWAFREVVPPMVQAFKPDVLVTQLGIDTHVLDPITHLRLTVQGYTQVVRELAGLSPGRWLALGGGGYDIGAVMRAWTRAYGVMLGQEWPDTAPPAFAHTHGVDRLDDPEQAQLPPEVSARVQDYARASVEDLRREGFPLQGLSAGA, encoded by the coding sequence ATGAGCCTGCCCCCGCCCGACGACGCGCGCACCGCAGCCTTCGTCTACCACGACCGGCTGACGCGCCACGTCCTCAGCGAGACCCACGTCTTCCGCCCCTACCGCCTCCGCCACACCTACGAGCTCCTGGAGGCGCTCGGAGCGTTCACGCTGGCCAATGCGTCGCTCATGGAGCCGCGGCAGGCCCGCGTCGAGGAGGTGCACACCTACCACTCGCCCGCGTATGTGGAGGCTGTGGCGGCCCTAAGCCGCGGAGAGCGGCTGGAGGAGGCGGCCCTCTTCAACTTCGCCGCGGGCGGCATGGGAGACAACCCCGTCTACCAGGGCATGTACGACGCCGCCCTCTGGACGACGGGGGCGTCGCTCACGGCGGCGGAGGAACTCCTGAGCGGCCGGTGCTCGGCGGCAGTGAACTTCTCCGGCGGCCTGCACCACGCCATGCCCGGCCACGCGTCAGGCTTCTGCATCTTCGACGACCCGGTCATCGCCATCAGGCACATGGTCGCGGCGGGGGCGCGCGTCGCCTACGTGGACATAGACTGTCACCACGGCGACGGCGTCCAGGTGGGCTTCTTCGACACAGACCAGGTGCTCACCATCTCCTTCCACGAGTCCGGCGAGTTCCTCTTCCCGGGCACCGGCTTCACCAACGAGATAGGCACAGGGGCGGGCCGCGGCTACGCCGTGAACGTCCCCCTCTTCCCCTACACGAACGATGAGACCTACCTGTGGGCCTTCCGTGAGGTGGTGCCCCCAATGGTGCAAGCCTTCAAGCCGGACGTCCTGGTTACCCAGCTCGGCATAGACACGCACGTCCTGGACCCCATCACCCACCTCCGCCTGACGGTGCAGGGGTACACGCAGGTGGTCCGGGAACTGGCCGGGCTATCACCCGGGCGCTGGCTTGCGCTCGGGGGTGGAGGCTACGACATCGGCGCAGTAATGCGCGCCTGGACCCGCGCCTACGGCGTCATGCTCGGCCAAGAGTGGCCGGACACAGCCCCGCCCGCCTTTGCGCATACCCACGGCGTAGATCGCCTCGACGACCCGGAGCAGGCGCAACTGCCGCCGGAGGTGTCGGCGCGGGTGCAGGACTACGCAAGAGCAAGCGTCGAGGATCTGCGGCGGGAGGGGTTTCCACTGCAAGGGTTGTCGGCGGGGGCGTGA
- a CDS encoding cobalamin-independent methionine synthase II family protein produces MIRSTDHIRTMHAGTLPRPRELLDMVVAKSRGEPVNEPAMTDTIRSVIAENVGLQIETGIDSVNDGEVSKVTFTSYIGERMGGIERRTPKDGPAPPGINGRDMQEFSGYFAQRGGFTGAGSNPSFFVVGPITYTGQAGIQADIDNFNAGLQGHTPEEAFLPAVTPGTVEHWLANEYYPSDEAFLFALADALHEEYKAIVDAGFLLQIDDPDLPDGWQMNPGMSVEEYRKFANLRIEALNHAIGDIPEEKVRFHTCWGSYKGPHMYDIPLADIADLILKVKSVGYSIEASNPAHEHEWAVWRDIKLPDGKVLIPGVIGHASDFIEHPQLVAQRLLRYADVVGKESLMAGTDCGIGSRVGHAKVCWEKFRAMSEGARIASAELWG; encoded by the coding sequence ATGATCCGTAGCACAGACCACATCCGAACGATGCACGCCGGTACCCTGCCAAGGCCGCGCGAGCTCCTTGACATGGTCGTGGCCAAGAGCCGCGGAGAACCGGTGAACGAGCCGGCGATGACCGATACGATCCGCTCTGTCATCGCGGAGAACGTGGGTCTGCAGATTGAGACGGGCATCGACAGCGTCAACGACGGTGAGGTGAGCAAGGTCACGTTCACCAGCTACATCGGCGAGCGCATGGGCGGCATTGAGCGGCGCACGCCGAAGGACGGCCCGGCGCCTCCCGGCATAAACGGTCGGGACATGCAGGAGTTCTCGGGCTACTTCGCACAGCGAGGGGGCTTCACAGGCGCTGGCTCCAACCCATCCTTCTTCGTCGTCGGGCCCATCACCTACACGGGACAGGCGGGAATTCAGGCGGACATTGACAATTTCAACGCCGGGCTGCAGGGCCACACGCCGGAGGAAGCCTTTCTGCCCGCCGTCACACCCGGGACCGTCGAGCACTGGCTCGCCAACGAGTACTACCCCTCGGACGAGGCATTCCTCTTCGCGCTTGCCGACGCGCTGCATGAGGAGTACAAAGCCATCGTCGACGCCGGCTTCCTGCTGCAGATCGACGACCCGGACCTGCCCGACGGCTGGCAAATGAACCCCGGCATGAGCGTCGAGGAATACAGGAAGTTCGCCAACCTCCGCATTGAGGCCTTGAACCACGCCATCGGCGACATCCCTGAGGAGAAGGTCCGCTTTCACACGTGCTGGGGGAGCTACAAGGGGCCGCACATGTACGACATTCCGCTGGCCGACATCGCGGACCTGATCCTGAAAGTGAAGTCCGTCGGCTACTCCATCGAGGCCTCCAACCCCGCGCACGAGCACGAGTGGGCGGTATGGCGCGACATCAAGCTGCCCGACGGCAAGGTTCTCATCCCCGGCGTCATCGGCCATGCCAGCGACTTCATCGAGCACCCGCAGCTCGTAGCCCAGCGGCTGCTGCGCTACGCGGACGTCGTCGGCAAGGAGAGCCTCATGGCCGGCACGGACTGCGGCATCGGTTCGCGGGTCGGCCACGCAAAGGTGTGCTGGGAGAAGTTCAGGGCAATGTCAGAGGGCGCCCGCATCGCAAGCGCAGAGCTTTGGGGCTAG
- a CDS encoding cobalamin-independent methionine synthase II family protein: MIRSTDRIRVMHAGTLPRPQELFNMTFSKMIGQPVDEAALTSLVRDVIRENVGLQIETGIDSINDGEVHKFSFTHYIGERLGGIEQRKPADGPAPPGVNGRDEIDFPGYFDGKPGFTGAGSNPSVFVVGPLTYTGQAAIQTDIDNFNAALEGYSPEETFLPAVTPGTVEHWLANEYYPTDEAYLYALADVLHEEYKAIVDAGFLLQIDDPDLPDAWQMFPDMTVPEYKKFAELRIDALNHAIGDIPEEKVRFHTCWGSYKGPHKHDIPLVDIVDLILKVKAVGYSIEASNPAHEHEWTVWRDVKLPDGKVLIPGVIGHACDFIEHPQLVAQRLLRYADVVGKENIMAGTDCGIGARVGHAKVCWEKFKAMSEGARIASAELWG, encoded by the coding sequence ATGATCAGAAGCACAGACCGCATTCGCGTTATGCACGCAGGCACCCTGCCCAGGCCGCAGGAGCTCTTCAACATGACCTTCTCCAAGATGATAGGCCAACCTGTGGACGAGGCTGCTCTGACCAGCCTGGTCAGGGACGTCATCCGCGAGAACGTGGGCCTGCAGATCGAGACCGGCATCGACAGCATCAACGACGGCGAGGTGCACAAGTTCAGCTTCACCCACTACATCGGAGAGCGCCTGGGCGGAATAGAGCAACGAAAGCCTGCGGATGGCCCTGCGCCTCCAGGTGTCAATGGGCGCGACGAAATCGATTTCCCTGGTTACTTCGATGGCAAGCCCGGTTTCACCGGGGCCGGTTCCAACCCCTCGGTCTTCGTGGTTGGGCCGCTCACGTACACGGGTCAGGCCGCCATTCAGACGGACATCGACAACTTCAATGCGGCGCTAGAGGGCTACTCGCCGGAGGAGACCTTCCTGCCGGCGGTTACTCCCGGCACCGTCGAGCACTGGCTCGCCAACGAGTACTACCCCACGGACGAGGCCTACCTCTACGCCCTCGCCGACGTCCTGCATGAGGAGTACAAGGCCATCGTCGACGCGGGCTTCCTGCTCCAGATCGACGATCCCGACCTGCCCGACGCCTGGCAGATGTTCCCGGACATGACCGTCCCGGAATACAAGAAGTTCGCCGAGTTGCGGATAGACGCGCTGAACCACGCCATCGGCGACATCCCGGAGGAGAAAGTCCGCTTCCACACCTGCTGGGGCAGCTACAAGGGGCCCCACAAGCACGACATCCCCTTGGTGGACATCGTTGACCTCATCCTGAAGGTGAAGGCAGTCGGCTACTCCATCGAGGCCTCCAACCCCGCGCACGAGCACGAGTGGACGGTGTGGCGCGACGTGAAGCTGCCCGACGGCAAGGTGCTCATCCCCGGCGTCATCGGCCACGCCTGTGACTTCATCGAGCACCCGCAGCTCGTGGCGCAGCGGCTGCTGCGCTACGCCGACGTCGTGGGCAAGGAGAACATCATGGCCGGCACGGACTGCGGCATCGGCGCCCGCGTGGGCCATGCCAAGGTGTGCTGGGAGAAGTTCAAGGCAATGTCTGAGGGCGCCCGCATCGCAAGCGCGGAGCTCTGGGGCTAG
- a CDS encoding RidA family protein, protein MPQKEIIAPEALGRGNPSLSPATRFGNMVYVSGQTGRNPATGEVGADVREQTRNVLERIKICLEEAGTSLDNVLTATCWLKDAGDFAAFNEVYNEYFTQDKPARATVQSTLMGADLVVEIMVTACIPD, encoded by the coding sequence ATGCCGCAGAAGGAGATCATCGCGCCAGAGGCCCTGGGGCGCGGAAACCCCAGCCTGTCCCCCGCCACCCGGTTCGGCAACATGGTGTACGTGTCCGGGCAGACCGGGCGCAACCCTGCGACGGGAGAGGTCGGCGCCGACGTCCGGGAGCAGACCCGCAACGTGCTGGAGCGCATCAAGATCTGCCTCGAGGAGGCGGGCACGTCGCTCGACAACGTGCTCACCGCGACGTGCTGGCTCAAGGACGCCGGCGATTTCGCCGCCTTCAACGAGGTCTACAACGAGTATTTCACCCAGGACAAGCCCGCCCGCGCAACGGTGCAGTCCACGCTGATGGGCGCCGACCTGGTGGTGGAGATCATGGTCACCGCCTGCATTCCCGACTAG
- a CDS encoding DinB family protein has protein sequence MEATELVSDSLGRIQNAIRRVLNDLPDEHLYYRPTADANPICWLIWHLTRVQDHHMSDLLGKEQLWTADGWHAKFGQAADISNTGTRHTIEQVESIRADAETLQGYYDAVYERSKEVLGSLSAEDLEKEINEPQYTPLPTIGVRLASIISDNTQHAGQAMYVRGLIQGLGWSGGP, from the coding sequence ATGGAAGCCACTGAACTCGTCAGCGATTCCCTGGGCAGGATTCAGAACGCCATCCGGCGGGTGCTGAACGATCTCCCGGATGAGCACCTTTACTACCGGCCGACGGCGGACGCGAACCCCATCTGCTGGCTCATCTGGCACCTGACCCGGGTGCAGGACCACCACATGTCCGACCTGCTGGGCAAGGAGCAGCTCTGGACGGCGGACGGTTGGCACGCCAAGTTCGGGCAGGCCGCGGACATCAGCAACACGGGCACGCGCCACACCATCGAGCAGGTGGAGTCCATCCGCGCCGACGCCGAGACGCTGCAGGGCTACTACGACGCGGTCTACGAGCGCTCCAAGGAGGTCCTCGGGTCGCTGTCGGCGGAGGACCTGGAGAAGGAGATCAACGAGCCGCAGTACACGCCGCTGCCGACCATCGGCGTGCGGCTGGCGAGCATCATCAGCGACAACACGCAGCACGCGGGGCAGGCGATGTACGTCCGCGGGCTGATCCAGGGTCTCGGCTGGAGCGGGGGGCCGTAG
- a CDS encoding MoaD/ThiS family protein, with the protein MATVWIPSPYRDLAGGAQTVVVPGATVRQGTRNLDAAHPGFWERLVDDERDRIRAGVTVVINGISVGYALHEPVGEDDEVHYLPSIAGGVL; encoded by the coding sequence GTGGCAACAGTATGGATACCCAGTCCGTACCGTGACCTCGCGGGCGGCGCGCAGACTGTCGTCGTCCCCGGGGCCACGGTGCGGCAGGGGACCCGCAACCTCGACGCTGCCCACCCCGGCTTCTGGGAGCGCCTCGTCGACGACGAACGCGACCGCATCCGAGCGGGTGTAACCGTCGTCATCAACGGCATCTCCGTCGGCTACGCCCTCCACGAGCCCGTCGGCGAGGACGACGAGGTCCACTACCTCCCCTCCATCGCGGGCGGCGTGCTATAG